Genomic segment of Nilaparvata lugens isolate BPH chromosome 6, ASM1435652v1, whole genome shotgun sequence:
tttttgtttgctgtttgtatgcttgtgtttttaatttttatttgaatgaatgtaaatactttttatttaccATGTTTAATTTATCatgacgatgctatgcatttgtatataaatgtttttcgcaataaagaaatcttgaatcttgttattgtaggaaattatgtaagcttcaatttcttatagaatagtcatgtttgttaaatgcataattttcgagttatatgcgataAATCAGTACGCCTCTGGCAGTTGAATGAGTAACATCGATTGTTAACAGCTCCGTGTTATTAACcagttttttatcaatttaaatcatTATGCAGTGTTCAAAATGTGACAGTGATGTTCCGGAaccttattttttgttgtgtttgtaaaaaatatttacattccGTGTGTGAACTTATTAACGAAAAAAACTTTCGTAAAATGTCAAATGACACTAGAAGTAAATGGAAATGTATAGTGTGTAAGTCGGTGGCAGTAGCGGGTAAACAGCAGAAGCAGATAAGCAGTGCAGACGGCGCCAGTGCGGGTGACAAAGCGGCATTGTCCACTGTGGTTGAGGCGGGGGTCGCGGTGTCAACACAGAGTGCCGCCGCTCCGTCTACCTTCACTTCTActagtagtaggcctacaactACTCTCTCACAGGCTGACCTTCAAGCGATCGGCCAAGTTGTTAAACAGCTGATTCAATCGGAGTTGCCGCCAGATTTCAAAACTGACTTCGCTGAGTTTAAAAAATcgattcaattcatttcggaggaatttgaaagtttcaaaaatgatttaacATCCATCAAGCTggagaatgaaaaaattaaaaaggacaatgaaaaattgaaaagtgataatgaaaaactgaaaacagaTATTGCGGACCTACAATCTTACAGTCGTAGAGATAATATTGTGGTTACCGGAATAACAGAAACAAATAACGAATGTGTCAATGAGGTTTTTAATATGCTTTCAAAAACGATTGGAAGTGAGTTAACTGCTAGAGACATAAGTGTTGCTCATCGCCTTCCCAGTAAGAAGAAAGACATCATCAAACCGATAGTAATTAAATTCGTACGTCGTCAAGATAAGATGTCATGGATGGGTCATTTTCGTCTAGCATCTTCGCAGGACAATAGTGGGGCTGGTATATCGGCGAAAAACATTTCAGCTGTTCTACCTGAAACAAGGGTGATGGCTTACGAACATTTGATACCTTCAACGCTTGAACTGCTAAATACGACCAGAACAATCGCTCGGGAGAAAGGATATCGCTTTGTGTGGGTACGTGATGGTAATATTCTTGTCAAAAAAGACGAAACCAGTAAGAATGTTTTACATATTAAAAGTGATGTGGACCTTTCTAAGATGTAAGTACTAAAGACTTGTTTA
This window contains:
- the LOC120351858 gene encoding uncharacterized protein LOC120351858, translating into MSNDTRSKWKCIVCKSVAVAGKQQKQISSADGASAGDKAALSTVVEAGVAVSTQSAAAPSTFTSTSSRPTTTLSQADLQAIGQVVKQLIQSELPPDFKTDFAEFKKSIQFISEEFESFKNDLTSIKLENEKIKKDNEKLKSDNEKLKTDIADLQSYSRRDNIVVTGITETNNECVNEVFNMLSKTIGSELTARDISVAHRLPSKKKDIIKPIVIKFVRRQDKMSWMGHFRLASSQDNSGAGISAKNISAVLPETRVMAYEHLIPSTLELLNTTRTIAREKGYRFVWVRDGNILVKKDETSKNVLHIKSDVDLSKM